GTATTTCCGTGATAAACAAAATTTTGAAAAGGATACGGAATATCCGGTGAAAGAATAAAACTGAAAGGATTGAAATCAAATGCTTCAATCTCCAAGTCAACATTTACCTTCAAAACATCTGTTTCTACATTGAACCATACCTGAAAAAACGGATTGCCTTCCGCATTTATCCTTTGGTTTTTACCAACAGGCTGAGGATAAATATCCCAATTGGCTTTTTTTATTTGGAAATAAGTTCTCTGCTGTGGAATCAAAAACAACTGATGAGGATTAAGCGGGACTTTTTCCTCATATTGATATTTGGTCTGATGTTGGATGTGAAGTCTCATGAGCTTCCGTTGGAAAACATGCTGACTTCTTCTTCATTTTCAAAAGCCCTTTTCAAAATTTCCGCCGGCAATTCCTGAATGGCAGATTTCAGCCTGCTGTTCCAAAAAACCGAAATATGTTCCAATTCCTTCTTTTCAAACCGTTTTTCTATGGTATGGTAGCTATCATTATGAAGGATAACGGTATCAAGTGGAAAATCCACATCGTTGGCTGAAATCAAAGTGGCATCAAAGGCCAAAAAAGCACATTTCAATGCATAATCCAAGGAGTCCTCATAGCTCAAGGACCGTCTCAACACAGGATTACCCGCTCCGGTATTCCCTATGATAACAAATGGGGTTCCTTTCCGGATTTCAATCCAATTTCCCTGGGGATATAATAGGTACAATTTGGGTTCCTTATCATCTTCGAGTTGTCCCCCGATCACAGAAAACAAATTAAAAGATAAACCTGACTCCTCCAGGTATTCTTTATCTTCTTTGGCCACACGCTTGACCTGATTGCCAAATTCATTGACTGCTTTATACAGTTTATTGAAATTATGGTCCTGTTCCTCAATTACTTCCGTAAAATAAGTGATGGCTTTATCCCTAACCGACCTCAATCCAGAAGTCATTATAAAAAAGGAA
This window of the Aquiflexum balticum DSM 16537 genome carries:
- a CDS encoding peptidase — encoded protein: MTFCLGIKTKHGLVGLSDTRITSGNETTTSKKVYTVNRDKHSFFIMTSGLRSVRDKAITYFTEVIEEQDHNFNKLYKAVNEFGNQVKRVAKEDKEYLEESGLSFNLFSVIGGQLEDDKEPKLYLLYPQGNWIEIRKGTPFVIIGNTGAGNPVLRRSLSYEDSLDYALKCAFLAFDATLISANDVDFPLDTVILHNDSYHTIEKRFEKKELEHISVFWNSRLKSAIQELPAEILKRAFENEEEVSMFSNGSS